Within Phragmitibacter flavus, the genomic segment TTTCGCCTTCATCCTTCATCCTTTCTAAATTCCCCCCAACGCCACATCCAGCGTCCCAATCAAAAAGTCCGCATCCTCCCCCGTCAAACACATCGGCGGTTTGATCCTCAAAACATTCCCATTCAGTCCACCCTTGCCAATCAACAATCCCAGCTCCTTGCACGTCTCAAACACTTGGGCACACTCCGCACTCGCCGGCTCCTTCGTTTTCCGATCCTTCACCAACTCCACCCCCAGCATCAATCCCATCCCACGCACATCGCCAATCAAGTCATGCTTTTCCGCCAGCTTCAAAAACCCCTCTTTCAACTGCGCCCCCACCCGCAACGAATTCTCCTGCAACCCCTCGCGCTCAATCACCTCCAGCACCGCCCGCCCCTGCGCACAACTCACCGGATTCCCGCCAAAAGTGTTAAAGTGGATTCTCGACGCCAACACCTTCGCAATCTCCGGTGTCGTCACCACCGCCGCCAGCGGACACCCATTGCCAATGCCCTTCGCCATCGTCACAATCTCCGGCATCCCCCCCTGCGTTTCAAACCCCCAATAGTGCGTGCCGGCCCGACCAACCCCCGCCTGCACCTCATCCGCGACACATAACCCACCCGCCGCCCGCACATGCTCATAGGCATGCTTCAAATACCCTTCTGGAAACACCACCGTGCCGCCAACGCCCTGAATCGACTCCGCAAAAAACGCGGCCACTTTTCCCGACGTGCCAAAACGAATCAAACTCTGCACATCCTCCGCATACTTCCTTCCCGCCTCCGCATCATCAATTCCAAACGGTCCGCGATACATGTCCGGCATCTGCGCATGCTGAACCCCAAATCCATGCGGCACATTGAACTTCCAAGTATGATGCGACGTCAACGCCATCGACGCCGGACTCCCGCCATGATAGGCATTCCTCAACGCGATCAAATCATAATTTCCTGTATAAGCCCGCGCCATCAACATCGCGAGGTCATTGGCCTCTGATCCCGAGTTCACAAAATACACCACCTTCAAATCCCCCGGCATCTTCGCCGCCAGCTCCTTCGCATACAGAGCGATGTTCGGATGAAGATAAATCGTCGTCGTATGTTGAATCCGCTCATTCTGCCCATTCGCCGCCGCCATCACCTGCGGATGACAATGCCCCACACTGACC encodes:
- a CDS encoding aspartate aminotransferase family protein, whose product is MNALTLPPFDYVPMSYEGPSAEEVLALRKEFLNPAIFHYYKKPIMVVEGKGQYLFDETGRRYLDGFGGIVTVSVGHCHPQVMAAANGQNERIQHTTTIYLHPNIALYAKELAAKMPGDLKVVYFVNSGSEANDLAMLMARAYTGNYDLIALRNAYHGGSPASMALTSHHTWKFNVPHGFGVQHAQMPDMYRGPFGIDDAEAGRKYAEDVQSLIRFGTSGKVAAFFAESIQGVGGTVVFPEGYLKHAYEHVRAAGGLCVADEVQAGVGRAGTHYWGFETQGGMPEIVTMAKGIGNGCPLAAVVTTPEIAKVLASRIHFNTFGGNPVSCAQGRAVLEVIEREGLQENSLRVGAQLKEGFLKLAEKHDLIGDVRGMGLMLGVELVKDRKTKEPASAECAQVFETCKELGLLIGKGGLNGNVLRIKPPMCLTGEDADFLIGTLDVALGGI